The Spinacia oleracea cultivar Varoflay chromosome 2, BTI_SOV_V1, whole genome shotgun sequence DNA segment GGAACTGCAGGGGTTACTTGGGTTGCACCAGTGGTTCCTATCCCAGCTTCTCCTCTTACAAACTCTGCGTAATCCAGATTAGTCAATTCAAGTTCTTTAAAATAATGCTCCTTTGCACAAGCTGGTATAATGTAGTGTAGTTTGTGACCAACAGCCATCACCAAAGAATGTGCTGCAAGATCATGAGCTACTTTGTTGCAGAAACGAGGAATGTGATTGAAAGTAATGATCCAGTTCTGACTTAACATATTAGCCACTTCCTTCAGGACAGGGCCGAGTTCATGATAACTATTCTCATCCATTTTCTCCAACATTAACTTGAGTTGGACAGCATCTGTTTCCACCTCCAATTTGTCCATGCTAAGATCCTTTGCAATGATTAAACCTTCTCTGAGCGCATACAGTTCTGCAGCTAGAGGAGAGCTCACGTTGAATTTACATGAGAAGCCTACGAACCATGAGCCATTAGGCCTTCTGAAAACTCCCCCTCCTCCTGCTTCAGTCATGGATTTCCATGCTCCGTCCACGTTGagcttcaagaaatctggttTTGGTGGGAGCCATTTGAAAGCAAAATTTCCAGCTACCTGATTCTGTTTCACATCCTTACCCTGCAGAATGAAATTAGTACTTTTCCAGTCCACAAAAAAGGAATTATACAATGAAAAGCAATGCTTCATTTGGAGATTGAAAATAGCGTTATTTCTAGAAATCCAGATATGCCAAATGGCAACAGAAAAAAGGACTTTCCATCTCATAGAACATGAAAGATTAAACTTGATCCATTGTTTCCATTGAAGATTGTAAAACGAACTGAGATTAAAATTCTCAGTATTCCAAATCCTCTGAAATATGAAAGACCATAGAATGCTTGATTGAGCACAGTCTCTGAATAAATGGATATGAGATTCTTGATCTGAGAGACATCTTGAACAAATAGAGCTAATCTGATGAATAACTCGATTTAAACCTTGGGCTACAGGAAGAATCTCATGAGCACAATTCCAAATCAACATTCTGTATTTGTAGGGAACTTTTATCTTCCAAATAGACCTCCAGAAAGATTGACCATTATCCACTGAGCGTAAAGAGCTATTAAGTTGAATATAGTACGCAGATTTAATGGTGAAAGCTCCACTTTTAGAATATTGCCATCTAATAAAGTCCTCCTCTTTATCATTTGAACTTAAAGGATAAGCAAGAATAAGATTTTTGATTTGATTAGGGATTAAATGAATAATATCCTCCAAATACCATTTTCCTCCTCTAATAATTCTATTAACGTACCAATGGGCTTTAGAATATGGAATTTTAACGTCTTTAAGAGTATACAAAGGACCGTCCCCAATCCAGTGATGAAACCATAAGGAGGTTGACTTCCCATTTcctatattaataattaaaccTTTTTTCAGAATCGGTCGGCCTTTAAGAATGTCCCTCCATAATGGTGATTGATTACTATTTGGGATACAATCCAAAAAATTggattttttaatatagttttcTTTAAAAACTTGAACCCAAAGTTTGTCTGGACGAGTCAAGATAGACCAACCTAATTTTGCCATAAAAGAAAGGTTCCATTCCTTTAACCTACGTATTCCCAATCCTCCATTATCAATGGAATTAGTAACATTTTCCCAAGAGATCCTAGTCATGTACCTATTTCTTTCAGTTTTATTCCAAAGAAACTTGCGACTACATTTTTCTATTTTGTTTACTATAGAAATAGGCAAAATATTAGTCTGCATAACATAAACCGGAAAGGAATTTAACACAGATTTAACCAAGGTACATCTACCTGCCATATTTAAAAGCTTAGCCTGCCATCCTTTAACCTTGTTAGTAGATTTATCAAGAAGCTGAAGGTAATTACTAATCTTTAGTTTATTTGGTCTAATGTCAATACCTAAGTATTTCCCAAAACAAGTTGAAATTCTGAGACCATAGGGATTAGCTATCTCATGTCTAATTGAATTATGCATCGTATTAGGGAAGATGATGGTAGATTTTTGCATACTAATCCTTAGACCTGACCTGTGTCCAAAGTCCTCTAGAGTTTTCATAATATTACACAAATTCCTAGCAGAGGCTGTGCTAAATAAAAAAACATCATCCGCATAAAAAACATGCGAAAGTTTAATATTTTTTGAAATAGAAATCGGGTTCCACAAACCTAAATGAACTTGCTCTTCTATCATAGTAGAAAGCCTATCTAAGCATAACACAAAGATGTAAGAGGATAAAGGATCCCCTTGTCTAATCCCCCTAGTTGGATAGAATTTGTCACAAATTTCTCCGTTCCAGAGAATAGAAATAGACGAAGACGTAATACAAGACATAATAAGAGATATAGTTTTGTGAGGGAAGTTGAAATGTAATAACGTGTCTCTTATAAAATCCCATTCTAGACTATCATATGCCTTAGAAATATCCAATTTCAACGCCATTATTTTATTTCTCTTTTTTGCTTTATGAAAAACATGTGCCATTTCTTTAACAAGGATGACGTTGTCTTCTATTCCCCTACCTTGAATGAAGCTAGATTGTAACGGACTAACAATCCGATGAAGCACTTGTTTTAATCTTGAGGAGATAATTTTAGCTATGAGCTTGTAAATAGTGTTGCATAACCCAATGGGTCTAAATTCTGTGATGCTTGAAGGCCCTTGAATTTTAGGAATTAAGGCAATGTAAGAATAATTAATTTCAGCCGGGATTTTCCCATTTTCAAAGCAGGAAACACAAAAAGTGGAAAGTGAAATGTTCATATCACTCCAAAATCTTTGAAAGAAAATCGGTTGAATTCCATCTGGACCCGGGGATTTAGTAGGGTCCATATTAAAAAGATTTAAACGGACCTCATCCAATGTAACCCTAGCCAAAAACATAGATTTTTTAGAGTCATCTAATCCTATATTACCAATAGTACTACTGTTTAACAGACTCGAAAAGTGAGTAGTAGTAAATAAATTGACGAAGTAAGTTGTTGCTAAATTCCTTAGAGATTTTTGATCTGTAATCCAATCCCCTAAATTATTTTGTAAGGTGAGAATCTTTCCTTGCGCTttcttaatttttgctaatgtatGGAAGTATTTAGTGTTATAATCACCAAATTTTCTCCAATTAATTCCAGCTTTTTGAGCCCAAAtaattctttcttttttataaatatcattAAGATCTTCAAGAAGTCTAGCCTCCAGATTTACCAAAAATTGAGAGTAATGTTTACTTAGCGAAATTTGAATTCCATTTATTCTAGCTAAAATGTTTCTCTTTTGATTTCTTAAATTACCAAAAATATTATAGTTCCAGGAATGCACAGTACGAAGAAATTTATCCCTTCCTTGGATAAAATCCTCTGTAGGAGGTTTCCAATTATTAACAAAATAAGAATGAAAATTGGGATGATTTAACCAAACTTCTTTACATCTAAAAGGATAATTTCCAGAATGATTAGGGTTTGTTAAACTTATTAAAATAGGAGCATGATCAGAATAAGTACGAGGTAAATGGTGAACTTTAGTAAAAGGAAAGGAGTTTAGCCATACCGAATTCACCAAGGCACGATCGAGTCTTTCCTGAATTAGAGCAGCTCCTTGACGTGCGTTTGTCCAAGTGTAAGGGCATCCATTGTACCCAATATCCACTAGACCTGCGTCATCCATGAAGTTTACTAGATCGGTGCATTGAGCTGGTTTAAAGGCTCTCCCTCCCTTCTTTTCGGATTGAGCAGTGATTTCATTTAAATCGCCAAGAACCAACCACGGAGTGGTAGGTGGTGGGAGATCACCTTGCATGCCTCGCCAATATTTGTGCCTTGCCCCTGAAGAACTAGGAGCATGCAAACCAGAGACCAACGCCTCCTTACCCAgatttttgaaatggaaaagcgAGTGAAAGTGATTATTTTCAGAATCAAAATCAATCAAGTCCactgtttttttccaaaaaagccaAATACCACCTCGCTTCTCTACTGGTCTTACTATTCTACAATCATCATAATTGAGCAACCTCATTACCTCCCTACCTCTTGATCCATCCGATTTTGTTTccagaaaaatgaaaatatcaGGATGATGAGAGCCAATTACCTCCTTTGCATGAGATAAGAACAAATCTCTGCATGCTCCTTGAACGTTCCACATGCAAACCTTCATATTTAAATTTGGACGTTGAAGAGAAAAGTTCTTACGAAACGGGTTAATCGGGTCCAATGGATGGTGAACCCAATGACCCTCCCAATCCTTCCAAAATTGGGGTTTCCCTGTTAGAGGAATGTCCTCCACCTGAATTGGAGTGAGATAGGTGAAGATCTGTCTCTGACCCAAATTTGGATTCCaatatttcgcttgaatttgaACACCCACCACTTCCTCCTTGGTGAGATACATTGCTGTAAGGCGATCGGGGTGACCCATGTCTTGACCTTGAGTTTCGAACCGCAAGGGAACTATGGGAACCCCTCTTGGCAATGGAGGTAGAGGTTGACGATTCAAAACTGGCGCTCGGGTCGGAGCCCCGAATACCCAGTTGCGCTTGCCTGCACTCAGCCTCGGGCCCACCGCTATGGGTGACTTCGGGTTTCTCTCCCGATTGGAAGCCCTGTTTCTCAGAGGCAAGGAATATGGAGGGCCTTTGTAATTGAGAGAGTTGAGGGTTTTCAAACTGCTCCTCAGTTCTCCCAACGTTGCTGTTGTTCCTTTCCTGGTCGTGCATGTCGACATCGGCGATGAGGGAAATAGATTCAGGGTTCGCTCGGACCTTTGTTCCCAAGGATCCTCCGGTAATATGGACGGGATATTGACCGGAATCCTGCAAAAGTCCTTCCTTTTCCCTAATTCCTGAGATCGTCTCTGATAAGTGGTGATTATTGGCAATGTCATCTCCATGCATGAGACTTTCGGCTTGTGATCGGACTCCATGAGAGACAGAAGAAGAAGAACTAAAAGGTGTTTGTTTTTTaggtgaagagagagaaagtgtagAAGAAGGGGAGTGGGTAATAGAAACTGCTGTGTGCTTTGGACTATTTGAAGTCTTATTTGTGGGGGTAGAGCAAGGGTTTAAAGCATCAACATCCAATGTATTTTCGCCCAACGGCTTCGAGCTTGGAGCCACGTGTTGGAACTCGCTGTTTTCTTTAATGTGTTTGCTTGTTGATATAGAGAATAGATTTTCTTCATTATTCAAAACCATAAAATTATTAGTAGACCACTGAAGCTGCTTTGTTGATTGGGCGGAAGAAGAAGAGGGTAAGTCACCTGCATTTTTTGAAGAAATCGTAGCATTTATTCTGGAGATACTCTGTTGGTTATTGGATTTCTTCCCATAGTCATTAATTTTCGAATTGTTCGAGGTAGTTCCTCCCAATCTTCCTTTATAACTGTCAATTCGTTGTTTAGTGTATTTCTTATTAGTAACTAAAGTCCAGGGCCCATATTCTTGGGTTGTATGGTTATTTAATTTTTGTGGATCCACTAACCCTTCCTCAATACTACCATTATTTCCTCGTTCCTGATTATTACAATCATTAGACGAGAAATCCTTAGTATAAGGACTACTTTGATCCAAATGTTTTTTGTTTAAACAATTCTGTTTTACATGCCCAATTCTTCCACATTCAAAACATAAGGTATCGAGATTCTCATAAGTTATTATCTGCCACTCCCCACCGACCCAAACTCTTGTAATTAGTGGTTTATCTAAATCAACCTCAATACAAACCCGTGCATATCGGGCCCTAGTTATTTTGTCTGTGGCATAATCCACTCGAATGGGTTTGCCCACTAATCCCGCGATACAAAACAACGCTTCCTTATCGTAATACTCCACAGGCAACTCCGAGAATCTAGCCCAAACCATAATTTTGTCAAAGTTATGCAAAGATGGTCTAAAATTTGGTTTCCAAGTAGTGAGCATAAGATAGTGGTCCAAAATGAACCATGGACCTCCAAATAAGGCTTTTTCATAGTCTTCTTCAGTcgaaaaacgaaaataaaaaactccTTTCCCTACATCAATAATTTCCAAAGTTCCTTTAATTCTCCACATAGCTCGTACCCTTGTTTCCATATAAGACGATTTAATACTTAGTCCTAGACATTTACCCATTAAGGTGTGTTTCCATGGATTTCTTAATCTAGCTAAGGtatttttatcaaaatgaactaCTAAATTACCTTCAGGTGCCATGTCTTCTTGATCTTCATTCAAGTCCTTAGATGCCGTTATAATTCCTTTAGCCTCCTCGAACCATTGCGTGGATTTGCTAACAGCCTCTCGAAAAGATATGGTTGGTCTTGCTTTTTTTGGTGATCCTTCGTGAGAGAATTTTTTGTCTGGAATCGTTTGAAACTCCATGGTTCCTTCCATGTGATCCGTTAAATCCTCCATCAGGACTTCCCTTTGCTCAGTGAGGTGATGAGTATGGTGAACATGCAGATCATTTGGATTAGGAGACGGCGTCTCCTCCTCCATTTTGATCTAGGGTTTTGGTGAGAACAAATATGAATTGACTTCCTAAGGTTCTCtctagtttctctctctagtttCTCTCTCTCAAGGTTGCTTGCATAAATGGATGACTAATAAACCAATCTATGCTACGAAGTCTTGCCTTACTTTTATCTTTCACAATACGAGCACGGTTTTGACTTTTTATAAGTACTAATGGTTGGACAGTTCGTTATCGCGCATTATCTCTCAAggtataaaaatatattttgtacaattattttgtaaaaggacatttaaaaattaataacgaACGCTAAGAAAACAAAGCTAAGGCTCGATTTTCTCGTAATTGATATATGCGATTATGATTACGTTTACAAGAGGTGTCATTGATATTTTAGCATTCCATATGCAACATTAACCTCTCCAAAATGGTTATTGTAGCATTCACGTACATGGAAAATTAGCAACGTGCTTAGGTCAAAAATAGAAAGGGAAGCATCTCAGTGAAAATCAAAGACAAATGAAGGATGAAAATAGACATTACACTATtgataagaataagacaaaaaaaataaagaaggaaGGAATGGAATTTGGGGCATGTAGGTAATTGCACTACTGGTTGCATAGTAATAGAAGTCCaaggctttataagtgttaggatttaGAGTATTAACTAGTATTtgagcccgggcgatgccccggattATTTCGTGAATAACAATTATTATCATATTTTTTAAGTGAAAttttgtttgagtttttttcaaaagataatttttctattttatattaatatCAATTTTGCATAGATAACATGTAAAGATTATGGCTCAATTGGTTTATGGTCTAGTGTTGAAAGTGGAGGTTGCGGGTTCGAATCTTATGCAAACCATATATAAAAAATCAAAGTGGATATACATATATAGCATTGATTTGTGGATTGAGACATGTTATCGAATTTCATGTGCATTATTTGTCCCTTGCCCATTGTTGCTCTCTCAACACCTAAAAAACTTACTCCTTATGTTTATGAATAATTGCAACCATTTGACTTTTGATTTATTCATACACtaactttgaccatattttcTTACTAATATGAAAAATCAAATGTTATTTTGTGATGTATTCACATATGTTAGATTAGTCTTAAAGTGCATTTTTCAAATAtcgatattttattttctaatcTATAATTGCATATATTTACGATCAAACTAGTGGTAATTTGTTAGTCAAAATGTTTTAAATATTctaaaatggaggaagtattaactTTGACATTTATTcattaatatattaaaaaatatggaGTAAATATTAATATGTAAAATGTTGTTATAATAGTTtctaatgtgtattttcaaaatataattttttttataaatttttattaatagataaataattttaaaaaaataatggtCAACGATAAGTGTTGACAGGCGTTAAAGTTAAAACAATGCAACTATGTTTAATGAGTTTTTAAGGTGAAAGAAATCAACAAAACAAAAGAGACATGTTCGGACTCAACACGGAAATAACGTAACATGGCACAACATACATTACAACAAACCCGAAATGACATTGTTATTGTGTACTATTGGATTATGGCTTCGTTTGGTAAgacgtaaaacattttcattgtaaaacgattttcattgtaaaacgattttccatggaaaatagttttcaagggaaaacacaattccaaactagttttcctttgtttggtaacttaaaggaaaatgggagaaaatggtgaagattgaggggaagaaaggagagagaggtaaggaagagagaaggaaagaaggaaaagtggtttccctccctttcaaatggaaaagagttttccatctttgagagagtaatggaaaattgttttacatcccttacccaaccaaacaacgtaaaatgattaaaaaggggaaattcgttttccatgaaaacgttttacgccctaccaaacggagcctataTGTCATTCATGGCGACGTTTTGGTTGAAAAAACCCAAAGCAACTAACACAAATTGATGtgaaataacaaaacaaaaaagaagtGAAATATGACCTAAATATGTAGGTAACGAGTTGTACTAGGTCGCTTATTTACAAAAAGAATTGGTAGGGCTTGGGCCATGAATAATCGTAGGTAGTATAGTATCGTACGTCCTAAGAAAATGAGTTTGACACACCATAGTGAGACACAGTTTTTCACTTTATTTACAATGAGGTGTACTAAAATCACTTTTTATTGTCTTATGACTTTTTATTGTCTTGTGACGGCCGAATTGAACTGTTAGACGATGAATTTGGCACGAGACGATGTCCGGCCAGTCCTGTCTTTGATAACACTTATGTTAACGTCATTATATTTTGAGGTAAACTTAACCGTTACAGTAAAGTAATATAGAGCATCGCCCTATGGTCGTCCTATAACTATTGCGCATGTTTCTTTGGCTTAACAGCAAACAAATCATGAAAGTAAGAGAAGTAAATATTTCAACTAATAGGAAAGTGTataaaaacttaattaattaatcaaaggGTAGAAATGAAATGATGTTTAAAGTAGAAAGAAACAACATATCTCTCATTCTCTCACCTTGAAAGAGTTGAAACTTGAAACGAAACAACAAAAGCAACAAACAAACAGCTCTCTTCTTCCTCACTACTCTGAATTCTGAATTCTGAATTCAAGTCTAATGTAGTTACAAAAAAATATCAGAAAAACAAACAACTAAAAACCACACTAGTTAACAACATACTCATTTGTTTATGAGAATTTATGCATTTTGAAGCTGGTCCTCCAATTTCTTCCTAGAGTTCTTCACTCCTCCTTCTAACTTTATCTCCTTGTCCCCTTCTCATCTCCCCTcgattctctctcttccttctcACTTCTCACTTCTCACTTCTCACTTCTCACTTCTCACTTCTCACTTCTCACTTCTCACTTCTCACTTCTAGGCTCATTAGTCAAATCCCTTACAAATACCCCCACCCCCCTCCCTTACTCTTTTATTCTTTTCTCTAATTAATATCGTTCGTTCACAAACTAGCTAGTACAAAATAATTAATGTTATTGCAACCAAAATCAGCAGAGTGCGCTCAAGAAACGACGTTAATGTTTTCTAGATATGAAAAGAAAACCAAGGTGGTAGTAGAGGCTgagttttctatcaacgaccaCCCTGACATTCTCGTCGAGGTGTTGAAGCGCCTCGACGGCCGTTCTTTGGGTGTTGCCTCTTGTGTATGCCGTCTCTGGTGTCAAATTTCAACGTCCGATGATTCGGTTTGGGAGTACGTCTGCTTTCGCCATGTGTCGTCCCCTCCTCCAGGTGTCAGACCTCTTGTATTAGCTCTTGGAGGGTATAAGCGTCTTTATATGCTCTGCGTTCGCCCCATTCTCGGCCGccttaacaataataataagtcgtCCGGTTTGAAACGGGCTGCTGGGAGAAGCGGAAGGTTGAAGGGTGAGTTGACTCGCCGAGTTTGGACGAGGCAAGGTGCTCAGCTTTTACTCTCTTTGTTTTGTGTTGATTATTATGAGAAGTTGGGAGGTGGTAGTGGTAGTGGtagtggtagtggtggtggtgaAGGGAGGATTGGGAGTGATGCGGTACCATCGTCTCTCATGTTCTTGTGTAAGCCCGTTAATGTTTGaattcttttttaaataatttgatGAATTTATTTGATTCTTCGACCAACTACTCCGTAACTTATTTGATTCTTCGGGAGGAGGGAAGATAAAACTAGTTGATCAAACGGTTCAAATTGATTatctttatttttcattttttaaagTGCCAAATTAGTTTCAATATTTTTAAATTTGCTCCTtttgattaataaaaaaaacttataatGTCATAGTAAaacaattatttttaattgtttgTTACTGTTTACACTTATTAGTGAAAATTTATGTATGACGTATTTCTATTgatattattttgttttattattgTACGGAGTACTTCATTGTTTCTTAATTCTTTTGCACTCCATACTAATGACTAATGACTAATGATTAATGACTAATGACTAGAGAGAGTCGATATTGTCGATTTTTTCGCTTTGGAAACTTCCGCTACTAGTATCCCATTATTTTTTCCATTCATTTGCATCATCGAGATACTTATCATTCAAGCAACCTTAATTATTACCAGAATTACCACTATCGCTTAGACGTTTGTTTAAATAGTGCATTACTCTGTACCATACAATACAACTAATATTATCGGAGTAATTATGTATACAATTATTGTCAAATATAAAATATTCAACGAGAATATAGATGAATCTATCTAAATTTGTTTACAGAGTATagaacttattttttatttttagaacttaatttgaataaaaaaagtTCACTTTGTATACAATTACCATCTATAGAAAATATTTAACGAGCATATACGATACTATCTAAACTTGTTTACAAAGTATTATTTTAAAGGTATGattattttcagaatttaatttgAATGGAATTATACGTAacatttttaatgaaaaattaacaaaacctAGGCCATTTCATCATTTGGACAAACAACCTCCGATAATTAAATAGTATGAAAATCGAGTTGTATATACATGGATGGTGGATCTTAATGTGATAACCAATTGTCATAGCAAGAAAAATAATCATTTAAAAGAGTTggttaatataaatataaatattagctACGTACTCGTTGTGACTTCTTACCAAAGGATTGttcataaattataaataaGTCAAACTcagaagtaattaattaatctttGTTGCAAGTAAGACTTATAAATACAGAGTAAGACTTACAGATTTGGGATTTGTTAATtacaaattttttgaaaaaatgcTACACGTTTGGTAAAATATATGTCAGACCGCATGCCATGTCACCCAACTCGAATCATTCTAAACAACTGTTAATACAACTAAGTATGTGTAATACAGAGTAGGAGACCAGCGTTGTTAATTAATGGATGAAGAGATTGGACAAAATGATGGTAAAGGAGAATGTAGTcaagaaaaaagagagaaaacaaGAAAAGGAAAGAGAGAATCTAGGTGAAGGCCTAGACAACGTGCAGATTTAGCTCAAAACTATAAGACAAATATGTCCAAGACAAGAAAGAAAACGCAGGTGCCTATCGTTTTATTACCAGCTCAAAACTTGCACAAACagaaatttaatttattaaattgGACTAAATTCCAACTTGCtaaaaattgcataattgatgTATGGTAGAGGAGGACTAGAGGAGGGGCAAGATGGCTAGAGTCTAAACTCTAAAGGGGGTAAAGTAAAAGTTATTTCTACTATTTGGGTAAACTAACCTAGTTGATCGAAGTTGGTATGACGTGATTTTTGCTTGTCACTAATCACCATAGTGATCATTTTGTAGTTACGGGGTCATTAACTTATTTACCTATgtctagagctgtcaaaaactgatcCGACCTGAAAACCCGACAtgaaccgaccgaacccgtaaccgaccatgacccgaaattacggttaaacaggtaacccgaaacccgacctgtacccgacccgaaaaaaccgataaccgattttaacccgatgttgtaacacccgaacccgaacccgacacccgacccgaaaatgaccgGTAACCGAACTGACCCGGCCGAACAATGACCCAAACCCGATTcgatacccgacccgatgtcaacccgaaaccgattgtaactcgatgaaacctgctattgactctaaaataagtttaaaaaaaaaaattagagtataaaataattaaaatgtataggttaattatcagacccgagtttgacccgtccctgagagtgacccgacctgaattccatttgatctgattattatccgatccaaactaagactcgaacccgaaaataactatgttgcaaaccgacttaaactcgactcgataagacccgaacccgaaattatctgctacaaaccgacttaaacccgacccgataagacccgaaatcaaacctgaccgaaatgtgacccgacccgaacccgacctgaacccgggataggaaaaaacccgatatgacccgacctgaagtcgacccgaccgaacctgaactcaacccgaatgaaatattgacccgacacgacccgacctgatcatgacccgagacccgagatgacccgacccaaacccgacccgatgacctgttttgacagctctacctATGTCTCGTCCTGGGCTTAAAGTAATTGCAGCATGTTGGATAcactatatgtttttttttacatGAGATTAAACAAACAAAACTAAGGGAAATTAGAAAAGGATACGGAAGTCAAAA contains these protein-coding regions:
- the LOC130467647 gene encoding uncharacterized protein — translated: MKVCMWNVQGACRDLFLSHAKEVIGSHHPDIFIFLETKSDGSRGREVMRLLNYDDCRIVRPVEKRGGIWLFWKKTVDLIDFDSENNHFHSLFHFKNLGKEALVSGLHAPSSSGARHKYWRGMQGDLPPPTTPWLVLGDLNEITAQSEKKGGRAFKPAQCTDLVNFMDDAGLVDIGYNGCPYTWTNARQGAALIQERLDRALVNSVWLNSFPFTKVHHLPRTYSDHAPILISLTNPNHSGNYPFRCKEVWLNHPNFHSYFVNNWKPPTEDFIQGRDKFLRTVHSWNYNIFGNLRNQKRNILARINGIQISLSKHYSQFLVNLEARLLEDLNDIYKKERIIWAQKAGINWRKFGDYNTKYFHTLAKIKKAQGKILTLQNNLGDWITDQKSLRNLATTYFVNLFTTTHFSSLLNSSTIGNIGLDDSKKSMFLARVTLDEVRLNLFNMDPTKSPGPDGIQPIFFQRFWSDMNISLSTFCVSCFENGKIPAEINYSYIALIPKIQGPSSITEFRPIGLCNTIYKLIAKIISSRLKQVLHRIVSPLQSSFIQGRGIEDNVILVKEMAHVFHKAKKRNKIMALKLDISKAYDSLEWDFIRDTLLHFNFPHKTISLIMSCITSSSISILWNGEICDKFYPTRGIRQGDPLSSYIFVLCLDRLSTMIEEQVHLGLWNPISISKNIKLSHVFYADDVFLFSTASARNLCNIMKTLEDFGHRSGLRISMQKSTIIFPNTMHNSIRHEIANPYGLRISTCFGKYLGIDIRPNKLKISNYLQLLDKSTNKVKGWQAKLLNMAGRCTLVKSVLNSFPVYVMQTNILPISIVNKIEKCSRKFLWNKTERNRYMTRISWENVTNSIDNGGLGIRRLKEWNLSFMAKLGWSILTRPDKLWVQVFKENYIKKSNFLDCIPNSNQSPLWRDILKGRPILKKGLIINIGNGKSTSLWFHHWIGDGPLYTLKDVKIPYSKAHWYVNRIIRGGKWYLEDIIHLIPNQIKNLILAYPLSSNDKEEDFIRWQYSKSGAFTIKSAYYIQLNSSLRSVDNGQSFWRSIWKIKVPYKYRMLIWNCAHEILPVAQGLNRVIHQISSICSRCLSDQESHIHLFRDCAQSSILWSFIFQRIWNTENFNLSSFYNLQWKQWIKFNLSCSMRWKVLFSVAIWHIWISRNNAIFNLQMKHCFSLYNSFFVDWKSTNFILQGKDVKQNQVAGNFAFKWLPPKPDFLKLNVDGAWKSMTEAGGGGVFRRPNGSWFVGFSCKFNVSSPLAAELYALREGLIIAKDLSMDKLEVETDAVQLKLMLEKMDENSYHELGPVLKEVANMLSQNWIITFNHIPRFCNKVAHDLAAHSLVMAVGHKLHYIIPACAKEHYFKELELTNLDYAEFVRGEAGIGTTGATQVTPAVPTTSSAAQIVFGSIVTDIKQAADIARGKQQLAQDKGKGKMFEPFVVGGSTVSNPIEIVELEDGEVANN
- the LOC110805448 gene encoding F-box protein SNE — translated: MLLQPKSAECAQETTLMFSRYEKKTKVVVEAEFSINDHPDILVEVLKRLDGRSLGVASCVCRLWCQISTSDDSVWEYVCFRHVSSPPPGVRPLVLALGGYKRLYMLCVRPILGRLNNNNKSSGLKRAAGRSGRLKGELTRRVWTRQGAQLLLSLFCVDYYEKLGGGSGSGSGSGGGEGRIGSDAVPSSLMFLCKPVNV